Proteins encoded in a region of the Isosphaeraceae bacterium EP7 genome:
- a CDS encoding type II secretion system F family protein — MSREIPDDEEIPLPPRHGPARPRKASDDDAELLDEASTFRPNAPKKKASRSTGAGPTANPRRATQADDERADRSGPSMFERLLFGSIGSGQLALFSRQFGTYMEAGVDLMKSLANLRKQFARTALGPVLDRMEAGVRRGDSLGDTMAREPQAFDPMYLGLMRVAEARGGIPETLRLLADHYEARKRMIRQARSALIYPAAVLMVASIVVMLMTYYILPMFAELLADLARGKGASSLPLPSRVLMAFSAFVRSYGWWLVPLLFFGGIFGSYRFYKTSAGKAMFDELAMYVPVLGALLRKIDTARFARTMSALQEGGLDIGASIDLSADVLTTAPYRKAIRGTKAIVMQGGLLSEALEASRRFPPDVISIVESGEETGKLPETLGKLADEYEEQVEYTVKNLGQLMQPIIVVLMGAMVLFIILAVFLPYISLLTSLGGG; from the coding sequence ATGAGCCGCGAAATTCCCGACGACGAAGAGATTCCGCTGCCCCCGCGCCACGGACCCGCCCGGCCGCGGAAGGCCTCCGACGACGACGCCGAGCTTCTCGATGAGGCTTCGACCTTCCGGCCGAACGCCCCCAAGAAGAAGGCCTCGCGTTCGACGGGGGCGGGTCCGACGGCCAACCCCAGGCGGGCAACCCAGGCGGACGACGAGCGGGCCGACCGCAGTGGTCCGTCGATGTTCGAGCGGCTTCTCTTCGGCTCGATCGGTTCGGGGCAGCTCGCCCTCTTCTCGAGGCAGTTCGGCACCTACATGGAGGCCGGCGTCGACCTGATGAAGTCGCTGGCCAACCTGCGCAAGCAGTTCGCCCGCACGGCGCTCGGCCCGGTGCTGGACCGCATGGAGGCGGGCGTCCGCCGGGGAGACTCGCTCGGCGACACGATGGCCCGCGAGCCACAGGCGTTCGACCCGATGTACCTGGGCCTGATGCGCGTGGCCGAGGCCCGAGGCGGGATCCCCGAGACCCTGCGGCTGCTGGCCGACCATTACGAAGCCCGCAAGCGGATGATCCGCCAGGCCAGGTCCGCGCTCATCTATCCGGCCGCCGTGCTGATGGTTGCGTCGATCGTCGTCATGCTGATGACCTATTACATCCTGCCGATGTTCGCCGAGTTGCTGGCCGACCTCGCCCGCGGCAAGGGTGCCAGCTCGCTGCCGCTGCCCAGCCGGGTGCTGATGGCCTTCTCCGCCTTCGTCAGGTCGTACGGCTGGTGGCTGGTCCCCCTGCTTTTCTTCGGCGGCATCTTCGGCTCGTACAGGTTCTACAAGACCAGTGCCGGCAAGGCCATGTTCGACGAGCTGGCCATGTACGTCCCGGTGCTGGGTGCCCTGCTCCGAAAGATCGACACCGCGCGGTTCGCCCGGACGATGTCGGCCCTTCAAGAGGGTGGCCTCGACATCGGCGCATCGATCGATCTGTCGGCCGATGTCCTGACGACGGCGCCCTATCGCAAGGCGATCCGCGGGACCAAGGCGATCGTCATGCAAGGGGGCCTGCTCAGCGAGGCGCTCGAGGCCTCGCGCAGGTTCCCGCCCGACGTGATCTCGATCGTCGAGTCGGGCGAGGAGACGGGCAAGCTCCCCGAGACGCTCGGCAAACTCGCCGATGAGTACGAGGAGCAGGTCGAGTACACGGTGAAGAACCTGGGCCAGCTGATGCAACCCATCATCGTGGTGTTGATGGGCGCGATGGTCCTGTTCATCATCCTCGCGGTCTTCCTCCCCTACATCTCGTTGCTGACGAGCCTTGGCGGGGGCTGA